The stretch of DNA GCAGTGTCCTGGTGACCGGCATCAGCGTCCTTCCCTCGGCCGATCTCGCCCGACTGCTCGCCGCCGACGGCGGTCCCGGCTCACGCCTCCAGCTCCGGACTGAAGCTTCAGCGAACGTCTCGCGGCTGATCTCCTTCTTGACGTCCAACCGCCAGGGCGAGCGCTATCTGCTGGCGACCTCGACCACCATGCTCGCTGCGCCGATCATCATCCAGACCGGACAGTCCGTGATGGCGCGGGGCGGATTTCACGGGTTGGATCCCATTCTGACGCCGGAGAAGTTGGCCGGAATGGCGGCGGCGAGGCAGGTCCGCTTCGTGATGCTCGGCGACCTCTCGGTGGTCAGCCGAAGGCTGGGCGCCGAGGTTGCCCAGGAGCCCATTGCCCAGTGGGTCCGCTCGAACGGCAGGCTCGTGGACGCCGCGCTGTGGCGGCCGCCCGGCAGTCGCCGCACCGCTATGCGGCTCTACGACCTCAGACCCGACGCCGCGCTCGTTACGGCGCCCTCCGAGGGATAGTGAGCGTTACCTGCGGCGGCCACTCCGTCGCTTGCGCGGCTTGCGGGGCGGTGCGGAGTCTGCCACGGCGATGGCCGAGATCTCGACCTTGCAGTTCGGATGCGTGGCCAAGCGCGAGACCTCGACGGTGGTCGTCGTCGGCAGGTGGCCGCCGAGGTACTCGGCCCAGACGCGGTTGAGGTCGTCCTGCTCGGCGACATCGGTCAGGTAGCGCGTGGCCGAGACGACGTCCTTCATGGCGCAGCCGGCGGCCTCGAGCGTCTTCTTCAAGTTCTCCATGGCGAGCACGGCCTGCTCGCGCATGGTCCGCGGCAGGTCGAACTCCTCCTCGCGGTGCGGGTGGCTGTGGTAGACGGGCGCCGCGGTCACGCCCGAGAGGAAGAGAAGCGAGCCGCGGCGAACGAGGAGGGCCGGCGCGTAGGGCATCATCACGTCGCGGCGGCGGTCGGCGTGGTGGACGGGGCGGACGTCTTTGGCCATGATCCCGTCAGGCCCCGAGCTCGCGGCGGACCAGTTGCGCGCCTTCGACGAGGGCCCGAAGCTTCGCCCGAGCCACGGGCCTCGTGCGCGGGACCAGGCCGCAGTCCGTGCAGGGAAAGAGGCGCCCGGGATCCACGTACGGGAGCGCCTTCCTGATCCGCTCGGCGACGAGCGCTGGCGACTCGATCTCCTCGGTCCCCACGTCGATGACTCCCAGCAGCACGTCCTTTCCGCCTGCCTCCGCCAGGACTGCCATGTCGACTCCGGAGGCCGCGCACTCCAGCGAGATCTGATCGATCCGCGTCTTGCTCAGGAGCGGAAGAGTCACCGCGTACTGGCCCCATTCCGTGTTTTGCCGCTTCCAGGCCAGGACGCGAGGGATTCCATAGCTGTAACAGATGTGGATGGCCGTCGTGCAGGTCAC from Candidatus Methylomirabilota bacterium encodes:
- a CDS encoding RidA family protein translates to MAKDVRPVHHADRRRDVMMPYAPALLVRRGSLLFLSGVTAAPVYHSHPHREEEFDLPRTMREQAVLAMENLKKTLEAAGCAMKDVVSATRYLTDVAEQDDLNRVWAEYLGGHLPTTTTVEVSRLATHPNCKVEISAIAVADSAPPRKPRKRRSGRRR